In Arcobacter ellisii, a genomic segment contains:
- a CDS encoding thiamine-phosphate kinase, protein MNKEEYFIKQFSNNKVIGDDGAFIDGFVYSMDAFFENVHFKKEWMSLKQIAYKSMIVNISDAIVMNAIPLYALLSVAIPKSYTEDDLKELSKGFKKAAKEFGIEIIGGDTISNEKLDISVTIISKTSKPIFRKGVKRDDLLCYTGTLGTSKRDLERLFQNKDISKKSKFIKPVLNQKFFYEIAPYITASMDISDGLFFELERLSKASQVGFEFFDEIGNDIGTSGEEYEILFSFNQKNLEKIKKIAKKHKIKLNIFAKAVKGKYRTDCKNHHF, encoded by the coding sequence ATGAATAAAGAAGAGTATTTTATAAAACAGTTTTCAAATAATAAAGTTATTGGTGATGATGGTGCTTTTATTGATGGTTTTGTTTACTCAATGGATGCTTTTTTTGAAAATGTACATTTCAAAAAAGAGTGGATGAGTTTAAAACAAATTGCTTACAAATCAATGATTGTAAATATTTCAGATGCAATTGTTATGAATGCAATTCCTTTATATGCACTTTTAAGTGTAGCAATTCCTAAATCATACACAGAAGATGATTTAAAGGAATTATCAAAAGGTTTTAAAAAAGCTGCCAAAGAGTTTGGAATAGAGATAATTGGTGGTGATACTATTTCAAATGAAAAACTTGATATTTCAGTTACAATTATTTCTAAAACTTCAAAACCAATTTTTAGAAAAGGTGTAAAAAGAGATGATTTACTTTGTTATACGGGAACTCTTGGAACATCAAAAAGAGATTTAGAAAGATTATTCCAAAATAAAGATATTTCTAAAAAATCAAAATTTATAAAACCAGTTTTAAATCAAAAATTTTTTTATGAAATAGCTCCTTATATAACAGCATCAATGGATATTTCAGATGGACTGTTTTTTGAATTAGAAAGATTATCAAAAGCTAGTCAAGTTGGATTTGAATTTTTTGATGAAATTGGTAATGATATTGGCACTTCAGGAGAAGAGTATGAAATTCTTTTTTCATTTAATCAAAAAAATTTAGAAAAAATAAAAAAAATTGCAAAAAAACATAAAATAAAATTAAATATTTTTGCAAAAGCTGTAAAAGGCAAATACAGAACAGATTGTAAAAATCATCATTTTTAA
- a CDS encoding sensor domain-containing diguanylate cyclase yields the protein MKKIMQLKEFSYILKNNKNEIVDYWLERQDVKDIFLTNQLILTNERKKIFYDLFDCIISIIQWELTISECPIKTKFLQLINENSLNILNFFTIFASLKNSINYYFHKEEVLSFALSNDIEKHFQRITSELYIEYEELQSSKTNLKDNYSNLLIEYKKAVDLSNIVSKTNPKGIITYVNDKFCEISGYKKEELIGKPHNIVRHPTMSSSAFQELWDTIKNKKPWQGLITNLKKDGRSYIVHSTIVPILDIDGDIVEYIAIRNDVTEFEQAKEQLSTLNKAMKHKVDELYSMAQIFEKQASIDNLTGIFNRSKFEEFFDLELEKVKMQRNNLSIILLDIDNFKEINDNFGHHTGDEVLKSISKIISQNIRATDTLCRWGGEEFIILLPGTSLMQAKVVANNLRKIIDEYDFRGIEYPITCSFGVAIFNNDDTKEVLFKRVDNVLYKAKNSGKNIVIGEDEI from the coding sequence ATGAAAAAAATTATGCAATTAAAAGAATTTTCTTATATTTTAAAAAATAATAAAAATGAAATCGTTGATTATTGGCTTGAAAGACAAGATGTAAAAGATATTTTTTTAACAAATCAATTAATATTAACAAATGAAAGAAAAAAAATCTTTTACGATTTATTTGATTGTATTATAAGTATTATTCAATGGGAATTAACAATTTCTGAGTGCCCAATAAAAACAAAATTTTTACAACTAATAAATGAAAATTCTTTAAATATTTTGAATTTTTTTACTATTTTTGCATCTTTAAAAAATAGTATAAACTACTATTTTCACAAAGAAGAAGTTTTATCTTTTGCATTAAGTAATGATATAGAAAAACACTTCCAACGAATCACAAGTGAGTTGTATATCGAGTATGAAGAACTACAATCAAGTAAAACTAATTTAAAAGATAATTATTCAAATCTTTTAATTGAGTATAAAAAAGCTGTTGATTTAAGTAATATTGTTTCAAAAACTAATCCAAAGGGAATAATTACTTATGTAAATGATAAATTTTGTGAAATTTCTGGTTATAAAAAAGAGGAGCTAATTGGTAAACCTCACAATATTGTAAGACATCCAACTATGTCAAGTAGTGCATTCCAAGAGTTGTGGGATACAATAAAAAATAAAAAACCTTGGCAAGGACTTATTACAAATCTAAAAAAAGATGGAAGAAGTTACATAGTTCACTCAACTATTGTACCTATTTTAGATATTGACGGAGATATTGTTGAATATATTGCAATAAGAAATGATGTAACTGAATTTGAACAAGCAAAAGAACAATTAAGCACTTTAAACAAAGCTATGAAACATAAAGTTGATGAACTTTATTCAATGGCACAAATTTTTGAAAAACAAGCTTCTATAGATAACTTAACAGGTATTTTTAATAGAAGTAAATTTGAAGAATTTTTTGATTTGGAACTTGAAAAAGTAAAAATGCAAAGAAATAATCTAAGTATTATTTTATTGGATATTGATAATTTCAAAGAGATAAATGACAATTTTGGACATCATACAGGTGATGAAGTTTTAAAATCTATTTCAAAAATAATTTCACAAAATATAAGAGCAACAGATACTTTATGTAGATGGGGTGGAGAAGAGTTTATTATACTTCTTCCTGGAACTTCTTTAATGCAAGCTAAAGTTGTAGCAAATAATTTAAGAAAAATAATTGATGAATATGATTTTAGAGGAATAGAATATCCTATTACTTGTAGTTTTGGGGTTGCTATTTTTAATAATGATGATACAAAAGAAGTGCTCTTTAAAAGAGTTGATAATGTTTTATATAAAGCCAAAAATAGCGGTAAAAATATAGTTATCGGGGAAGATGAAATATAA
- the truD gene encoding tRNA pseudouridine(13) synthase TruD: MEQLQRYLNHSKIDVFFKQNKDDFVVTEIPLYEFSGEGEHLVLKIRKKDLATWDAIEILARYLNCSTREFGYAGLKDKNAMTIQSISIHRKFEEQLKSFQHDNLKILETTYHNNKIKVGHLKGNKFFIRLKRVGLVEKRKIEEALGQIATYGIPNYFGFQRFGIEGDNYKKGKDIIDGKLKERNRNLKQMYINAYQSYLFNAWLSKRIEISKLIDAFEPKEIYQKLNLPLDIVKQMKKQKHPFKLLPGDLLSHYPFGKIFTIEDLETESEKFYERDRVPTGLLSGKRVKNSVDLAYEIEKEFEEKTGEDGARRFAWIFPEEIGSNYKEEKNWMELQFYLPKGSYATEVIAEIIH; encoded by the coding sequence TTGGAACAATTACAAAGATACTTAAATCACTCAAAAATAGATGTGTTTTTTAAACAAAATAAAGATGATTTTGTGGTTACAGAAATACCACTTTATGAATTTTCAGGAGAAGGTGAGCATTTAGTTTTAAAAATTAGAAAAAAAGATTTAGCAACTTGGGATGCAATAGAAATTTTAGCAAGATATCTAAATTGTAGTACAAGAGAGTTTGGATATGCTGGACTTAAAGATAAAAATGCAATGACAATTCAATCTATTTCTATTCATAGAAAATTTGAAGAGCAATTAAAATCTTTTCAACATGATAATCTAAAAATACTTGAAACTACTTATCATAATAACAAAATCAAAGTAGGACATCTAAAAGGTAATAAATTTTTTATTAGACTAAAAAGAGTTGGTCTAGTTGAAAAAAGAAAAATTGAAGAGGCTTTAGGACAAATTGCAACTTATGGAATTCCAAACTATTTTGGTTTTCAAAGATTTGGAATTGAGGGTGACAATTATAAAAAAGGTAAAGATATTATTGATGGAAAGTTAAAAGAGAGAAATAGAAACTTAAAACAAATGTATATCAATGCTTATCAGAGTTATTTATTTAATGCTTGGCTTTCAAAAAGAATTGAAATTTCAAAATTGATTGATGCTTTTGAACCAAAAGAGATTTATCAAAAATTAAATCTTCCTCTTGATATTGTTAAACAAATGAAAAAACAAAAACATCCGTTTAAACTTCTTCCTGGAGATTTATTATCTCATTATCCTTTTGGAAAGATTTTTACTATAGAAGATTTAGAAACAGAATCAGAAAAATTTTATGAAAGAGATAGAGTTCCAACAGGTTTATTATCAGGGAAAAGAGTTAAAAATTCAGTTGATTTAGCCTATGAAATTGAAAAAGAGTTTGAAGAAAAAACTGGAGAAGATGGTGCAAGAAGATTTGCTTGGATTTTTCCTGAAGAAATAGGAAGTAATTATAAAGAAGAAAAAAACTGGATGGAATTACAATTTTATCTTCCAAAAGGTTCTTACGCAACAGAAGTAATAGCTGAAATAATTCATTAA
- a CDS encoding D-alanine--D-alanine ligase — protein sequence MKVAIVFGGVSFEHEISIVSSIAMKDVLKDELIYLFLDSSRDMYHIPTDIIKSKLFSSGDYKKFEKVYFQKGGFYKKGGLFSKDKTIDFDVVLNLSHGGDGEDGILSSVLDFYSIPFIAPRTEACVISSNKFLTKGYASSVGVNTLDYKYYTKGDKVVVESFPVILKPVKLGSSIGVSIVKSQEELEYALDVAYEFDNAVIIEPFISGVKEYNLAGTKVNGEFKFSIIEEPQKAEFLDFDKKYLDFSRTSKAKEVDLGEKLNEEIKESFRRLYNNLFEGSIIRCDFFVVNDTVYLNEINSIPGSMANYLFEDFATLFNQVANNLPRKKHIPITYEYVNKIHASKGK from the coding sequence ATGAAAGTAGCTATAGTTTTTGGTGGTGTAAGTTTTGAGCACGAAATTTCAATCGTAAGTTCAATTGCAATGAAAGATGTTTTAAAAGATGAGTTAATTTATTTATTTTTAGATTCTTCAAGAGATATGTACCATATTCCAACAGATATTATTAAATCAAAACTATTTAGTTCAGGTGATTATAAAAAATTTGAAAAAGTTTATTTCCAAAAGGGTGGTTTTTATAAAAAAGGTGGACTATTCTCAAAAGATAAAACTATTGATTTTGATGTTGTTTTAAATCTTTCACATGGTGGAGATGGTGAAGATGGAATTTTATCTTCAGTTTTAGATTTTTACTCAATTCCTTTTATTGCACCAAGAACAGAAGCTTGTGTTATTAGTTCAAATAAATTTTTAACAAAAGGTTATGCTTCAAGTGTTGGAGTTAATACTTTAGATTACAAATATTACACAAAAGGTGATAAGGTTGTAGTTGAAAGTTTTCCAGTTATCTTAAAACCTGTAAAACTTGGAAGTTCAATTGGTGTTTCAATTGTTAAATCTCAAGAAGAGTTAGAATATGCACTTGATGTTGCTTATGAATTTGACAATGCAGTTATTATTGAGCCGTTTATTAGTGGAGTTAAAGAGTATAATTTAGCTGGAACAAAAGTAAATGGAGAATTTAAATTCTCAATTATTGAAGAACCACAAAAAGCAGAATTTTTAGATTTTGATAAAAAATATTTAGATTTTTCAAGAACTTCAAAAGCAAAAGAGGTTGATTTAGGTGAAAAATTAAATGAAGAGATAAAAGAATCATTTAGAAGACTTTATAATAATTTATTTGAAGGCTCAATCATTAGATGTGATTTTTTTGTTGTAAATGATACAGTTTATTTAAATGAAATAAATTCAATTCCAGGATCAATGGCAAATTATTTATTTGAAGATTTTGCTACTTTATTTAATCAAGTTGCAAATAATTTACCAAGAAAAAAACATATTCCAATAACTTATGAATATGTAAATAAAATTCATGCGAGCAAGGGAAAATAA
- a CDS encoding alpha/beta fold hydrolase — protein sequence MATKSLTINNKFFEISYEIVNPMATKDIVFLHGWGSNKDIMKNVFSSYLKNFRHVYIDLPGFGKSKNEYVLTTNDYVKITEELLKLLNSSKDIIVGHSYGGKVATLLNPKNLVLLSSAGILEEKSLDVKIKILFAKIFNFLGLKNITKRFRSKDVDTMSENMYATFKNVVNEDFSSNFSNFQNNALIFWGDKDSATSLESGKKISNLIKKSTFISYDGDHYFFAKNAKDICERIENGIC from the coding sequence TTGGCAACAAAAAGTTTAACTATAAATAATAAATTTTTTGAAATTTCATATGAAATTGTAAATCCAATGGCAACAAAAGATATAGTTTTTTTGCATGGTTGGGGCTCAAATAAAGATATAATGAAAAATGTTTTTTCATCGTATCTTAAAAATTTTAGACATGTTTATATAGATTTGCCAGGATTTGGTAAAAGTAAAAATGAATATGTTTTAACTACAAATGATTATGTAAAAATTACAGAAGAGTTATTAAAGCTTTTAAACTCTTCAAAAGATATTATAGTTGGACACTCTTATGGAGGTAAAGTTGCTACTTTACTTAATCCAAAAAATCTTGTACTTTTAAGTAGTGCAGGAATTTTAGAAGAAAAATCTTTAGATGTTAAAATAAAAATTCTTTTTGCAAAAATTTTTAATTTTTTAGGATTAAAAAATATTACTAAAAGATTTAGAAGTAAAGATGTAGATACTATGAGTGAAAATATGTATGCAACATTTAAAAATGTTGTAAATGAAGATTTTTCATCAAACTTTTCAAACTTTCAAAATAATGCATTAATATTTTGGGGAGATAAAGATAGTGCTACATCTTTGGAATCAGGTAAAAAAATATCAAATTTAATAAAAAAATCAACATTTATATCTTATGATGGCGACCATTACTTCTTTGCTAAAAATGCAAAAGATATTTGTGAGAGAATAGAAAATGGAATATGTTAA
- a CDS encoding HIT family protein — protein sequence MEHLYAPWRYDYVSEEKIEGCVFCHITNNIENDKLQVLFKDEYCYVVMNKFPYSPGHMMVVPYFHTSNLEDLEEVVWTQMSKRVRQGVKLLKDIMPCEGVNIGMNLGKAAGAGIEQHVHYHMLPRWLGDTNFISSIGGTRVYPANFENIFNKLKLNAPKYFI from the coding sequence ATGGAACATTTATATGCACCTTGGCGATATGATTATGTAAGTGAAGAAAAAATTGAAGGTTGCGTTTTTTGTCACATAACAAATAATATTGAAAATGACAAACTACAAGTTTTATTCAAAGATGAATATTGTTATGTAGTTATGAACAAATTTCCATATAGTCCAGGTCATATGATGGTTGTTCCATATTTTCATACTTCAAATTTAGAAGATTTAGAAGAGGTTGTTTGGACTCAAATGAGTAAAAGAGTTAGACAAGGTGTTAAACTTCTAAAAGATATTATGCCATGCGAAGGTGTGAATATTGGAATGAATTTAGGTAAAGCAGCAGGTGCTGGAATTGAACAACATGTTCATTATCATATGTTACCAAGATGGCTTGGAGATACAAATTTTATAAGTTCTATAGGTGGAACAAGAGTTTATCCAGCAAATTTTGAAAATATTTTTAATAAATTAAAATTGAATGCTCCTAAATACTTTATTTAA
- a CDS encoding class II SORL domain-containing protein: MPKINKYVDIDTVEREAKKDLIDRHSPFIHCASTAKKGEPFEVTVKMGNEYTHPDDFDHYIESVSLFNGDVLLAKATYVPGTLGNVKAHNTTTFTIIPTGSKLNLVAHGYCTKHGIWEGTPVEVAVAE; the protein is encoded by the coding sequence ATGCCAAAAATTAACAAATATGTTGATATTGATACTGTTGAAAGAGAAGCAAAAAAAGATTTAATTGATAGACACAGTCCATTTATTCACTGTGCATCAACTGCAAAAAAAGGTGAACCATTTGAAGTTACTGTAAAAATGGGTAATGAATATACTCATCCAGATGATTTTGATCACTACATTGAATCTGTTTCTTTATTTAATGGAGATGTATTATTAGCAAAAGCTACTTATGTTCCAGGAACATTAGGAAATGTAAAAGCACACAATACAACTACATTTACAATCATCCCAACTGGTTCAAAATTAAACTTAGTTGCTCACGGTTACTGTACAAAGCATGGAATTTGGGAAGGTACACCTGTAGAAGTAGCTGTAGCTGAATAA
- the ruvA gene encoding Holliday junction branch migration protein RuvA, whose translation MIVGLIGKIIKKEPTLLNVNVNGIIYEVFVSVNCSSKIISDDVKLEITHIIREDSQSLYGFLDSNEKKLFDTVIKINGVGPKVALAICSTFTPTSFAQIVNENDVSMLKRVPGIGPKGASRILVELSGFIVDNHENSDDSTLSSSFEAALALESLGFKKDVISKVLKTCVSGNTSDLVKEALKKLQK comes from the coding sequence ATGATTGTAGGGCTTATAGGAAAAATAATAAAGAAAGAACCGACGTTATTAAATGTAAATGTAAACGGAATTATTTATGAAGTTTTTGTTTCAGTTAATTGTAGTTCAAAAATTATTTCTGATGATGTTAAATTAGAAATAACACATATTATTAGAGAAGATTCTCAATCTTTATATGGTTTTTTAGATTCAAATGAAAAAAAGCTTTTTGATACAGTGATTAAAATAAATGGAGTTGGTCCTAAAGTTGCCCTTGCTATTTGTTCTACTTTTACACCAACTTCATTTGCACAAATAGTGAATGAAAATGATGTTTCAATGTTAAAAAGAGTTCCTGGAATTGGACCTAAAGGTGCAAGTAGAATTTTAGTTGAATTATCTGGATTTATTGTTGATAATCACGAAAACAGTGATGACTCAACTTTATCTTCATCTTTTGAAGCAGCTCTTGCTTTAGAATCATTAGGATTTAAAAAAGATGTTATTTCAAAAGTTTTAAAAACTTGTGTAAGTGGAAATACAAGTGATTTAGTAAAAGAAGCGTTAAAAAAATTACAAAAATAA
- a CDS encoding Mur ligase family protein: protein MEYVNIITHIILIMALGWYLITNLQWYNYKLERVVLKHHKWQWHITYFVSPIVLFYIIPEPYFAIYFVLVYMTSFVLWNKKLDKPLVLTARVKRFLAILLFTTFATTALCLSNPECTNTFIFVPLLLAYAISTVLEKIFFISFKHKGKQRLQSIPALKTIAITASFGKTSIKNYLYHVLKNKYKVYKTPRSVNTIAGIVLDVNRDIPLDTQIYIAEAGARVKGDIEEIAMFLEPQICIIGSVGEQHIEYFKTLDNIIHTKMELLKSPKMKMGFVHESVPIKDYPTITKFPNNLKITKSNLDGIWFDVEVAGKIENFHAPILGSFNAINLTAVILVAHYLGMTIPEIKVSLMSLPQVEHRLQKIEANGKVIIDDSFNGNLEGMLEAINICSNHKGRKVIITPGLVESTDEANILLAKTINENFDFVILTGSLNTHLFVANINKEKVLILKDKSEMEVTLAKTTRVGDLILFANDAPNFI from the coding sequence ATGGAATATGTTAATATAATTACACACATAATATTGATTATGGCTTTAGGTTGGTATTTAATTACTAATCTTCAATGGTATAACTATAAGTTAGAAAGAGTTGTTTTAAAACACCATAAATGGCAATGGCATATAACTTATTTTGTCTCTCCAATTGTTCTATTTTATATAATTCCTGAACCTTATTTTGCTATTTATTTTGTACTTGTATATATGACAAGTTTTGTATTATGGAATAAAAAGCTTGATAAACCTTTAGTTTTAACTGCACGAGTTAAGAGATTTTTAGCAATTTTACTATTTACAACATTTGCTACAACAGCTCTTTGTTTATCAAATCCTGAATGTACAAATACATTTATTTTTGTTCCATTGCTTTTAGCATATGCAATTTCAACAGTTTTAGAAAAAATCTTTTTTATCTCTTTTAAGCATAAAGGGAAACAAAGACTTCAAAGTATTCCAGCTCTTAAAACAATAGCAATTACAGCATCTTTTGGAAAAACATCAATCAAAAACTATCTTTATCATGTTTTAAAAAACAAATATAAAGTTTATAAAACACCAAGAAGTGTAAACACAATAGCTGGAATAGTTTTAGATGTAAATAGAGATATTCCACTAGATACACAAATATATATAGCAGAAGCAGGTGCTAGAGTAAAAGGGGATATTGAAGAAATTGCAATGTTTTTAGAACCTCAAATTTGTATTATAGGAAGTGTTGGAGAACAACATATTGAGTATTTTAAAACTTTAGACAATATTATTCATACTAAAATGGAACTTTTAAAATCACCAAAAATGAAAATGGGATTTGTTCACGAAAGTGTTCCTATTAAAGATTATCCAACAATTACAAAATTTCCAAATAATTTAAAAATTACAAAAAGCAATTTAGATGGTATTTGGTTTGATGTTGAAGTTGCTGGAAAAATAGAAAATTTCCATGCTCCAATTTTAGGAAGTTTTAATGCTATAAATCTAACGGCTGTTATTTTAGTAGCACATTATTTAGGTATGACTATTCCTGAAATTAAAGTTTCACTGATGAGTTTACCTCAAGTAGAACATAGACTTCAAAAAATAGAAGCAAATGGAAAAGTTATTATTGATGACTCGTTCAATGGAAATTTAGAAGGAATGTTAGAAGCTATAAATATTTGTTCAAACCATAAAGGAAGAAAAGTTATTATCACTCCTGGACTTGTTGAATCAACAGATGAAGCAAATATTCTTTTAGCAAAAACAATAAATGAAAATTTTGATTTTGTAATTTTAACAGGAAGTTTAAATACTCATTTATTTGTAGCAAACATAAATAAAGAAAAAGTATTAATTTTAAAAGATAAATCAGAGATGGAAGTAACTTTAGCAAAAACAACTAGAGTAGGTGATTTGATTTTATTTGCTAATGATGCTCCAAACTTTATATAA
- a CDS encoding methyl-accepting chemotaxis protein has protein sequence MFEIITKKISNKIIVALFLLMSLSSLTVIFVTTSKVTEDSIVKTKENLEMLNAAMFQSLRNAMNTGDPVQIAKAEEDARQINGVKNLTVAKSKALMELYPSNVPYTTDEKVLATFESKKPLLLQTDDENGHNLRMVKPMIATQECLMCHANQSEGDVIGVMDLTFSLEESDSKIKSLLTEISIISVILSLITIALILFIVKKATNPIGKLKEGFENLLNSNDTNITLKIDSQDEIGEVANLFNSYMNKVRDGLKQDEKVIEEASDVLEKTANGFFVYKVNGTASNPHVEDLKNKLNSMILKTNETVNKINEALRYYSESKYNFVINDDGIYGNLGSLTSGIKLVGNNTSEILAMVMNTGNALNESTKTLSGASNNLSTSSNQQAASLEETAAALEEITATIQANTQATVEMAQLAQNVTKSAKNGQELANLTASSMDEINKEVSSINEAIEVIDQIAFQTNILSLNAAVEAATAGEAGKGFAVVAQEVRNLANRSAEAAREIKNIVELASKKAKEGKDISDNMINGYKELNENISNTIVTIDKVASASKEQERGIIQINDAINMLDQATQKNAQVADQISTMASNISAMSNSLVTAAARASFLEDSLDKVCDVDLVYDTALLKVDLLNTKDKVYGKLGDYKSFKIEENQTLKQWSEKHINSGKRVDMTIMKNIEELNNKFHHNLQELVNANSNKEKNEELNKRAKEVEMDALRIFGNLNNVKREACKKK, from the coding sequence ATGTTTGAAATAATAACAAAAAAGATAAGCAATAAAATTATAGTGGCGTTATTTCTACTTATGTCACTAAGTAGCTTAACAGTTATATTTGTAACAACTTCCAAAGTAACTGAAGATTCAATTGTAAAAACAAAAGAAAACTTAGAGATGTTAAATGCGGCAATGTTTCAAAGTCTTAGAAATGCAATGAACACAGGAGATCCAGTTCAAATTGCAAAAGCAGAAGAAGACGCTAGACAAATAAATGGTGTAAAAAACCTAACTGTTGCAAAAAGTAAAGCCTTAATGGAGCTTTATCCTTCAAACGTTCCTTATACAACTGATGAAAAAGTCCTTGCAACATTTGAATCTAAAAAACCTCTTTTATTACAAACTGATGATGAAAATGGTCATAATCTAAGAATGGTGAAACCAATGATTGCAACACAAGAGTGTTTAATGTGTCATGCAAATCAAAGTGAAGGTGATGTAATAGGAGTTATGGATTTAACTTTCTCATTGGAAGAATCAGATAGTAAAATAAAAAGTTTATTAACTGAAATCTCAATAATTTCAGTTATTTTGTCACTTATAACTATTGCCTTAATTTTATTTATAGTAAAAAAAGCAACAAATCCTATTGGAAAATTAAAAGAGGGATTTGAAAATTTACTTAATTCAAACGATACTAACATCACATTAAAAATTGATTCACAAGATGAAATTGGAGAAGTTGCAAATCTATTTAACTCTTATATGAATAAAGTAAGAGATGGTTTAAAACAAGATGAAAAAGTGATTGAAGAAGCAAGTGATGTTTTAGAAAAAACAGCAAATGGTTTCTTTGTTTATAAAGTAAATGGAACAGCTTCTAATCCTCATGTTGAAGATTTAAAAAATAAATTAAATTCAATGATTTTAAAAACAAATGAAACAGTTAATAAAATAAATGAAGCTTTAAGATATTACTCTGAATCAAAATATAATTTTGTAATCAATGATGATGGAATTTATGGAAACTTAGGTTCATTAACTTCAGGAATAAAACTTGTAGGAAATAATACTTCTGAAATTTTAGCAATGGTTATGAACACAGGAAATGCCTTAAATGAAAGTACAAAAACACTTTCTGGTGCTTCAAATAATCTTTCAACTTCTTCAAATCAACAAGCTGCTTCATTAGAAGAGACAGCTGCTGCTTTAGAAGAGATAACAGCAACAATTCAAGCAAATACACAAGCAACAGTTGAAATGGCTCAATTAGCACAAAATGTAACTAAGTCTGCTAAAAATGGACAAGAATTAGCAAATTTGACAGCTTCTTCAATGGATGAAATAAATAAAGAAGTAAGTTCAATCAATGAAGCAATTGAAGTAATTGACCAAATTGCATTCCAAACAAATATTCTATCTTTAAATGCAGCTGTTGAAGCAGCAACTGCTGGTGAAGCTGGAAAAGGATTTGCAGTTGTTGCTCAAGAGGTAAGAAACTTAGCAAATAGAAGTGCAGAAGCTGCAAGAGAAATTAAAAATATCGTTGAATTAGCAAGTAAAAAAGCTAAAGAAGGTAAAGATATCTCTGATAATATGATAAATGGTTATAAAGAGTTAAATGAAAATATCTCAAATACAATTGTAACAATAGATAAAGTAGCAAGTGCTTCAAAAGAACAAGAAAGAGGTATTATTCAAATTAATGATGCAATAAATATGCTTGACCAAGCAACACAAAAAAATGCACAAGTTGCTGATCAAATATCAACAATGGCATCAAATATTTCAGCTATGTCAAACTCATTAGTAACTGCAGCTGCAAGAGCATCATTCTTAGAAGACTCTTTAGATAAAGTTTGTGATGTAGATTTAGTTTATGATACAGCATTGTTAAAAGTTGACTTATTAAATACAAAAGATAAAGTTTATGGGAAACTTGGAGATTATAAATCATTTAAAATTGAAGAAAATCAAACATTAAAACAATGGAGTGAAAAACATATTAATTCAGGGAAAAGAGTTGATATGACTATTATGAAAAATATAGAAGAATTAAATAATAAATTCCATCATAATCTACAAGAATTAGTAAATGCGAATTCAAATAAAGAGAAAAATGAAGAGCTAAATAAAAGAGCTAAAGAGGTTGAAATGGATGCTTTAAGAATCTTCGGTAATCTAAATAACGTAAAAAGAGAAGCTTGTAAAAAGAAATAA